A DNA window from Phragmites australis chromosome 11, lpPhrAust1.1, whole genome shotgun sequence contains the following coding sequences:
- the LOC133884330 gene encoding probable receptor-like protein kinase At1g11050, whose amino-acid sequence MPTPKILSPLLLVAVLLLLFTSPAGAAGAGGGNATSESCPLDLGYVRTFPWDPTPCAGGAPNMTACCQTLLSVLGIGLAERLRATGRFRLPSAGASAACLEGFEEALSGAPLGLPGSSLVPACFPVPDQFAITPSYCAGVATAADFAAAVGNDSVQALNSTCGSDLASPSRCLSCLNAGIGATSRLTTAAANDTKSIPCFYLTVLYAAGVSNTAGPTYPPTAACALGLGLTSPPSTPSKSKNTAIYATAIPIAFVLLASLLAFFLWRKRKDANNKKKNHKISEEGSAERRSHPRPNTGSILFDIAELAKATDGFADRNLVGRGGFGAVYRGVLADGSVVAVKKMLDPEVEGGDEEFTNEVEIISHLRHRNLVPLRGCCIADDDVEEGKQRFLVYDFMPNGALEDFIFRDREASAKRPPLTWAQRRSIILDVARGLEYLHYGVKPAIYHRDIKATNILLDGEMRARVADFGLARRSREGQSHLTTRVAGTHGYLAPEYALYGQLTEKSDVYSFGVLLLEIMSARRVLDMTAPAGPVLITDWAWTLVKAGQSREVLDGALSTAESPRGGVMERFVLVGILCAHVMVALRPTIVEAVRMLEGDMDIPELPDRPLPYGHNLMFSEAWSNFSASPAFSGPIMDNGDMLRLT is encoded by the exons ATGCCGACCCCGAAAATCCTCAGTCCTCTCCTGCTCGTTGCCGTCCTCCTCTTGCTCTTCACGTCACCGGCGGGTGCCGCGGGGGCGGGCGGAGGCAACGCGACGTCAGAGTCGTGCCCGCTCGACCTTGGCTACGTGCGGACGTTCCCGTGGGACCCGACGCCGTGCGCGGGGGGTGCGCCCAACATGACGGCCTGCTGCCAGACGCTGCTCTCCGTGCTCGGCATCGGCCTCGCTGAGCGCCTCCGCGCCACGGGCCGCTTCCGCCTCCCGTCCGCGGGCGCATCCGCGGCGTGCCTCGAGGGATTCGAGGAGGCACTCTCCGGTGCCCCGCTGGGCCTCCCGGGTTCCTCCCTCGTGCCCGCCTGCTTCCCGGTGCCGGACCAGTTCGCCATCACCCCGTCCTACTGCGCCGGCGTTGCCACCGCCGCGGACTTCGCGGCCGCCGTCGGTAACGACTCCGTCCAGGCCCTGAATTCCACCTGCGGCTCCGACCTCGCGTCTCCGTCGCGCTGTTTGAGCTGCCTCAACGCCGGCATCGGTGCCACCTCACGCCTCACCACCGCCGCGGCCAACGATACCAAGTCGATCCCCTGCTTCTACCTCACCGTCCTCTACGCCGCCGGCGTCTCCAACACCGCCGGCCCCACCTACCCACCCACTGCCGCCTGCgccctcggcctcggcctcacCTCGCCtccctccacgccgtccaaatCCAAGAACACAGCCATCTACGCCACCGCCATCCCAATCGCATTCGTCCTCCTCGCATCACTCCTCGCATTCTTCCTCTGGAGGAAGAGAAAGGATGCcaataacaagaagaagaatcacAAGATCTCCGAGGAGGGGTCGGCGGAGCGGCGGTCGCACCCGCGGCCCAACACCGGGTCGATACTGTTCGACATTGCCGAGCTCGCGAAGGCGACCGACGGTTTCGCCGACCGCAACCTCGTTGGCCGCGGCGGGTTCGGAGCCGTCTACCGCGGCGTCCTCGCGGACGGGTCAGTGGTCGCCGTCAAGAAGATGCTCGACCCGGAAGTGGAGGGCGGGGACGAAGAGTTCACCAACGAGGTGGAGATCATCAGCCACCTCCGGCACCGGAACCTGGTGCCGCTCCGCGGCTGCTGCATCGCCGACGACGACGTGGAGGAAGGGAAACAGAGGTTCCTCGTCTACGACTTCATGCCGAATGGCGCGCTCGAGGACTTCATCTTCCGGGACAGGGAAGCATCGGCGAAGCGGCCTCCACTGACATGGGCGCAGCGGCGGAGCATCATACTGGACGTGGCGAGGGGGCTCGAGTACTTACATTACGGCGTCAAGCCGGCGATCTACCACAGGGACATCAAGGCGACCAACATACTGCTCGACGGCGAGATGCGCGCGCGCGTGGCGGACTTCGGCTTGGCCAGGAGGAGCCGGGAGGGGCAGTCGCACCTCACGACGCGCGTGGCCGGCACGCACGGCTACCTGGCGCCGGAGTACGCGCTCTACGGGCAGCTCACGGAGAAGagcgacgtgtacagcttcggcgtGCTGCTGCTCGAGATCATGAGCGCGCGCCGCGTGCTCGACATGACGGCCCCGGCGGGGCCGGTGCTGATCACCGACTGGGCGTGGACGCTCGTCAAGGCTGGACAGTCGAGGGAGGTGCTCGACGGGGCGCTGTCCACCGCCGAAAGCCCGAGGGGCGGGGTCATGGAGAGGTTCGTGCTCGTGGGGATCCTGTGCGCGCACGTGATGGTGGCGCTCCGGCCGACCATCGTCGAGGCGGTGAGGATGCTGGAAGGGGACATGGACATACCGGAGCTGCCTGACCGGCCGCTGCCATACGGGCACAACCTCATGTTCAGCGAAGCCTGGAGCAACTTCAGTGCTTCACCGGCGTTCAGTGGCCCGATCATGGACAATGGGGACATGCTCAG ATTGACATGA